CACTGCAATAAGTCATACTGACTCAGCCACACTTATGGAGTAAAAAGACTTAATTATGCCTTGCAAGCTTCGTTTTCAGTCAGCGGCTGATACCCACCCAGGAAATGTGAGAGCAATTAATGAAGATGCTTATTACAGCGGTGAAGAAAATAATATTTGGGCAATCGCTGATGGAATGGGAGGGCATTATGCGGGTGATGTTGCCAGCCGTTTAATTGTTGAATCATTAGCAAAGTTGCCATTGGCCAACTCACTTGATGAAGGCATTGAGCAAATTGTCACATCGTTAAAAGAAGTCAATCGGCGATTACAGGAAGATATTACCATCAAGCCAGGTAACCATATTATTGGTAGCACGGTGGTTGTCGCCTTTTTATTTGAAAATGAATGTGCCTGTCTTTGGGCGGGTGATAGCCGACTTTATGTTTATCGTGGTGATAAAATATACCAAGTCAGCCATGATCACTCTGTCGTTCAGGAAATGGTGGATAATGGTATTATTTCAGCTGAAGAGGCTATTACTCATCCGCAGTCGAATGTAATTACTCGGGCAGTCGGTACTGAAACTGACCTGAAAGTAGATGTTAATGTTTTTGATTTAGAACCAGGTGATCGTTTGTTACTGTGCAGCGATGGATTGTATGGTGAGCTGCCTGCAATAGCAATTAAAGAAGCATTAGAGCATGAAACCCCTGAAGTGTGTGTGACAGCACTTATTGAGCAAACTATAGCTGGGCGAGCCAAAGATAATGTAACAGTGAGTGTAATTGACGTATATGAAGAAATGTCGATAGAGGATGAGTTTTAACAATAGTTTATAAATCATTTGGCATATTAAATATAAATTAGTAGCAAAAGACATGGCATCGGATAATAAAACGCAGCATAAAAAAATAAAACTAGGCAGTAAATATGAAGTACCAACGAATGGTGCCGATGCACAATCAACTGGCGAGCAGTCAGCAGATGAAGATAAAACCCAGTTGGTAGACAATGATAAAACCCAGTTAATCGATAGTGATAAAACACGATTGGTCGATGATGATAAAACTGTTGTAACTCACCCACCGCGTCAGCAAAATACAGTCAGCTCCACAAGTCAAACTGAAACTAAAGCAGTAGACAATAAAACAGAAGAAGATAAAACGGCAGATGATAAAGCAATCGTCACAGGCCAACATGCCACCATGGCTTCTCTAGCTAAAAGTAAACCTGCTGAGCAAAGCATGCCTGCACCACCAGATGATATTACTCAATTATCTGGTAGGCCTATTACCTCCAGGCCTCTGACTAATAGCAGCTTTCCAAGTGGTGGCCCTCGTCGCGCCTCCATTCGAGTTGGGTCGGAATTAAAAGAGCGCTTTGAACTGGTTAAGGTACTCGGCTCTGGTGGTATGGGGGTGGTGTATAAAGCACTGGATCGACGTAAACAGGAAGCCAATGATCGACAACCATATGTTGCAATCAAAGTATTAAATGAAGAATTCCGTCAGCATCCGGAGTCTCTGGTGGCTTTACAACGAGAGTCCAGTAAAGCTCAGGAACTAGCTCACCCCAATATTGCCACTGTTTATGATTTTGACCGAGAAAATGACGTGGTTTTTATGACCATGGAATGGCTGCAGGGTAAAGCATTGGATGAATTAATTCGGGAAGATTACCCAGATGGCATGCCTATGCAGAAAGTGCTTAAAATAGCCCGCAGTGTTGCCAGTGGACTGAGTTATGCTCATAAACGAGGTATTATTCATTCAGATTTCAAGCCCAGTAATGTATTTGTCCTGTCTGACGGCACTGCTAAAGTATTTGATTTTGGGATCGCCAGGGCAGCCTCTAACCAAGGTCATGGAGAAGGTGAACAGACGTTATTTGACGCAGGCCAATTAGGTGCATTAACGCCAGCTTATGCAAGTTTGGAAATGCTACTGGGAGATGAGCCAGATATTCGGGATGATTTATACGCCTTTGCTTGTGTTATTTATGAATGTATAACAGGCAAGCACCCTTTTAATAAACTATCAGCATTAAAGGCGCGGGAAGAAAAAAAACAGCCCGCTAAAATAAAACAACTCTCTAGTAATCAATGGAAAGCCTTAGCCTGTGCCTTAGCCTTTAGTAAAGAAAACCGA
This DNA window, taken from Spartinivicinus poritis, encodes the following:
- a CDS encoding PP2C family protein-serine/threonine phosphatase; its protein translation is MPCKLRFQSAADTHPGNVRAINEDAYYSGEENNIWAIADGMGGHYAGDVASRLIVESLAKLPLANSLDEGIEQIVTSLKEVNRRLQEDITIKPGNHIIGSTVVVAFLFENECACLWAGDSRLYVYRGDKIYQVSHDHSVVQEMVDNGIISAEEAITHPQSNVITRAVGTETDLKVDVNVFDLEPGDRLLLCSDGLYGELPAIAIKEALEHETPEVCVTALIEQTIAGRAKDNVTVSVIDVYEEMSIEDEF